In a single window of the Bacillus clarus genome:
- a CDS encoding DEAD/DEAH box helicase, whose translation MIKDMQPFLQQAWEKAGFKELTEIQKQAIPTILEGQDVIAESPTGTGKTLAYLLPLLHKINPEVKQPQIVVLAPTRELVMQIHEEVQKFTAGTDISGASLIGGADIKRQVEKLKKHPRVIVGSPGRILELIRMKKLKMHEVKTIVFDEFDQIVKQKMMGAVQDVIKSTMRDRQLVFFSATMTKAAEDAARDLAVEPQLVRVTRSESKSLVEHTYIICERREKNDYVRRIMHMGDVKAVAFLNDPFRLDEITEKLKFRKMKAAALHAEASKQEREATMRAFRGGKLEILLATDIAARGIDIDDLTHVIHLELPDTVDQYIHRSGRTGRMGKEGTVVSLVTQQEERKLLQFAKKLGIVFTKQEMFKGSFVETKPKAPKKKKPAFTGKKKPR comes from the coding sequence ATGATAAAAGATATGCAACCATTTTTACAACAAGCTTGGGAGAAGGCTGGTTTTAAAGAGTTAACTGAAATTCAAAAACAAGCGATTCCAACTATTTTAGAAGGACAAGACGTTATTGCTGAATCCCCAACTGGAACAGGTAAAACATTAGCGTATTTATTACCCCTTTTACATAAAATTAATCCTGAAGTAAAACAGCCACAAATTGTTGTTTTAGCGCCAACACGTGAACTTGTAATGCAAATTCACGAAGAGGTTCAAAAGTTTACAGCAGGAACTGATATTTCAGGTGCATCTTTAATTGGTGGTGCAGATATTAAGCGCCAAGTAGAAAAATTAAAGAAACACCCGAGAGTAATTGTTGGTTCACCAGGACGTATTTTAGAATTAATTCGTATGAAAAAGCTAAAAATGCACGAAGTGAAAACAATTGTATTTGATGAGTTTGATCAAATTGTAAAACAAAAGATGATGGGCGCTGTACAGGATGTAATCAAATCAACGATGCGCGATCGTCAATTAGTATTCTTTTCAGCTACAATGACAAAAGCAGCAGAAGATGCGGCACGTGATTTAGCAGTTGAACCACAATTAGTACGTGTAACACGTTCAGAGTCAAAAAGCTTAGTTGAGCACACGTATATCATTTGTGAGCGACGCGAAAAAAATGATTATGTAAGAAGAATTATGCATATGGGCGATGTAAAAGCGGTAGCATTCTTAAATGACCCATTCCGTTTAGATGAAATTACGGAGAAATTGAAGTTCCGTAAAATGAAAGCTGCAGCACTTCATGCAGAGGCAAGTAAGCAAGAGCGTGAAGCAACGATGCGGGCGTTCCGCGGCGGAAAATTAGAAATTTTACTTGCTACTGATATTGCAGCACGTGGAATAGATATTGATGATTTAACACATGTCATTCACTTAGAGTTACCAGACACAGTAGACCAATATATTCACCGCTCAGGCCGTACTGGACGTATGGGTAAAGAAGGAACTGTTGTTTCTCTTGTAACACAACAAGAAGAGCGTAAATTACTTCAATTTGCGAAAAAATTAGGTATCGTGTTTACGAAGCAAGAAATGTTCAAAGGATCATTTGTAGAAACGAAACCGAAAGCACCAAAGAAAAAGAAACCAGCATTTACTGGGAAGAAAAAGCCTAGATAA
- a CDS encoding SecY-interacting protein Syd, whose translation MKICFDKIVREWQQCNDSLPKSLWIEEADTFIYEGKPDAEGYVCWRPLEKHVIHDFSHIEKDWGIQLHNSIQEYYNSYWFLDLGGNYLGYDFELNPVIPGIELHDFYVSLQGYKSAHDNQLNNIPIGMEFNGFLVVVDNENGKVKLEDYEGGSFKVICDSLAELILNLS comes from the coding sequence ATGAAAATTTGTTTTGATAAAATAGTTAGAGAGTGGCAACAGTGTAATGATTCATTGCCAAAATCTTTATGGATAGAAGAAGCAGATACTTTTATCTACGAAGGAAAACCAGATGCAGAAGGGTACGTATGCTGGCGACCTTTAGAGAAACATGTAATTCATGATTTTTCTCATATAGAAAAAGATTGGGGAATACAATTACATAATTCAATTCAAGAATATTATAATTCTTATTGGTTTTTAGATTTAGGGGGTAATTATTTAGGTTATGATTTTGAGTTGAATCCAGTTATACCAGGAATTGAACTGCATGACTTTTATGTATCATTACAAGGATATAAAAGTGCACATGATAATCAGTTGAATAATATTCCTATTGGGATGGAGTTCAATGGATTTTTGGTAGTTGTAGATAACGAAAATGGAAAAGTAAAATTAGAAGATTATGAAGGAGGGAGTTTCAAAGTTATTTGTGATAGTTTAGCAGAATTAATTTTAAATCTTTCATAA
- a CDS encoding NUDIX hydrolase, producing MFNRSDYGYWQGIAGGGEDGETPIESAKREAFEEAGIIRECPYIKLDSVSSLPVEDVVGGFLWGEDVYVIKEFSFGVKVPTKNISLSKEHFNFKWLCFEEAVTLLKWDSNKTALWELNKRLL from the coding sequence ATTTTTAACCGAAGTGATTATGGTTATTGGCAAGGAATAGCTGGTGGTGGAGAAGATGGTGAGACTCCGATTGAATCAGCAAAACGGGAAGCGTTTGAAGAGGCTGGTATTATAAGAGAATGTCCATATATAAAATTAGATTCTGTGTCTTCACTACCAGTAGAGGATGTAGTTGGAGGATTCCTTTGGGGAGAAGATGTTTATGTAATAAAAGAATTTTCTTTTGGAGTTAAAGTTCCTACAAAAAATATTTCATTATCCAAAGAGCACTTCAATTTTAAATGGTTATGCTTTGAGGAAGCAGTAACGCTTTTGAAATGGGATAGCAACAAAACAGCATTGTGGGAATTAAACAAAAGGCTATTATAA
- a CDS encoding VOC family protein, protein MIHKVGQIMLYVNNQDEAVNFWTEKVGFHVVAEEDNKQGMRWIEIAPTNGAETSIILHNKEAISKMSPELNLGTPSLMFFSENLDQLYTDLTNKNVTVGEMVTMPSGKVFNFADSEGNYFAVMEKNQ, encoded by the coding sequence ATGATTCATAAAGTCGGACAAATTATGCTGTATGTAAATAATCAAGATGAGGCAGTAAATTTTTGGACGGAAAAGGTAGGGTTTCATGTAGTAGCAGAGGAAGATAACAAGCAAGGAATGAGATGGATTGAAATCGCTCCGACTAACGGTGCAGAAACAAGCATTATATTACATAATAAAGAAGCTATTTCGAAAATGAGCCCAGAATTGAATCTTGGTACACCGTCTTTAATGTTCTTCTCAGAAAATCTTGACCAATTATATACAGATTTAACAAATAAAAATGTTACTGTTGGCGAAATGGTAACTATGCCTTCTGGTAAAGTGTTTAACTTTGCTGATAGTGAAGGGAATTATTTTGCGGTTATGGAAAAGAACCAATAA
- a CDS encoding quinone oxidoreductase family protein → MKAIIVTSFGSPEVMKYTDVDMPTILDNQVLIRVVATSVNFADIKSRYGKKGNKALPFIPGLDAAGIVERVGSHVKNIHPGQRVIAFPQNGSHAEYVVANENLTFVLPDEVDFQTAAACPIVSFTSYNLLANVARIQQGESVLIHAAAGGIGTTAIQLAKLLGAGKVIGIVGSEAKKEIALDAGADYVICHQDEDFVEKVNELTNGEGVNIILDSISGTVSERSLKCLAYYGRLVHFGNASGEIGNFETKDLHASCRSILGFSFGTTRKKRPELLQKTANEVFRYLRDGRLQIKATKSFPLQDAGKAHEWVESRKSTGKVILTVQSSS, encoded by the coding sequence ATGAAAGCTATCATTGTAACGTCGTTCGGTAGTCCTGAAGTGATGAAATATACAGATGTGGATATGCCGACTATTTTAGACAATCAAGTTTTAATTCGCGTTGTTGCTACTAGTGTAAATTTCGCTGATATTAAATCCCGTTATGGCAAAAAAGGAAATAAAGCACTACCTTTTATACCAGGGCTAGATGCCGCTGGTATTGTAGAACGTGTCGGTTCTCATGTGAAAAATATTCACCCTGGACAGCGTGTCATTGCTTTTCCTCAAAATGGATCTCACGCAGAATACGTTGTTGCAAATGAAAACCTTACTTTCGTTTTACCTGATGAAGTCGACTTTCAAACTGCAGCTGCTTGTCCGATCGTATCTTTTACAAGTTATAATTTACTTGCAAATGTTGCAAGGATTCAACAAGGTGAATCTGTACTCATTCATGCAGCTGCTGGTGGAATTGGTACTACAGCGATTCAACTTGCAAAACTATTAGGGGCTGGAAAAGTTATCGGTATTGTCGGAAGTGAAGCAAAAAAAGAAATTGCTTTAGATGCTGGAGCTGATTATGTTATTTGTCATCAAGATGAAGATTTTGTAGAGAAAGTCAATGAACTGACAAACGGAGAAGGAGTTAATATCATTTTAGACTCTATTTCTGGAACTGTTTCGGAAAGAAGTTTAAAATGTCTTGCTTATTATGGTCGCCTCGTTCATTTCGGTAATGCTAGCGGTGAAATTGGTAATTTTGAAACGAAAGATTTACATGCAAGTTGCCGCTCTATACTCGGATTCAGTTTCGGCACTACCCGAAAAAAACGTCCGGAACTACTCCAAAAAACTGCAAATGAAGTTTTCCGTTATTTACGTGACGGACGTTTGCAAATTAAGGCTACGAAATCTTTTCCACTTCAAGATGCAGGGAAAGCACATGAATGGGTCGAAAGTAGAAAAAGTACAGGGAAAGTAATACTAACTGTTCAGTCCTCTTCCTGA
- a CDS encoding sigma-70 family RNA polymerase sigma factor: protein MKSEIDYVHLIQLTLSGNKEAYSELYDKTIQEVYKTAHFLIEDKTDVDDVVQEIYIQLYESLRKYDSEKPFRPWLIGLAIKQIHSYRRKRWMRLRIIKKAEEQRTPVKIDFSNDVVSKISNQKLIELIHKLPYKLKQVIILRYLHDYSQEEVAQILHIPIGTVKSRTHAALKKLRQKEQVEEIFLGEVGNVK from the coding sequence ATGAAGAGTGAAATAGATTACGTACATTTAATCCAATTAACTTTATCGGGCAATAAAGAAGCGTATAGCGAATTATATGATAAAACGATTCAAGAAGTATATAAAACAGCACATTTCTTAATAGAGGATAAAACGGATGTAGATGATGTCGTTCAAGAAATATACATACAGCTATATGAATCGCTTCGTAAATACGATAGTGAAAAGCCATTTCGTCCTTGGCTAATTGGACTTGCGATTAAACAAATTCATTCTTATAGAAGAAAGAGGTGGATGCGACTACGAATTATAAAAAAAGCAGAAGAGCAAAGAACACCAGTAAAAATTGATTTTTCTAACGATGTTGTAAGTAAAATATCAAATCAAAAACTAATCGAACTCATTCATAAATTACCGTATAAATTGAAACAAGTGATTATTTTAAGATACTTACACGATTATTCACAAGAAGAAGTAGCACAAATATTACATATTCCAATCGGTACAGTGAAGTCTAGAACTCATGCGGCATTAAAGAAACTACGTCAAAAAGAGCAAGTAGAAGAAATCTTTTTAGGAGAGGTAGGGAATGTGAAATGA
- a CDS encoding DUF3600 domain-containing protein — MSLDCRVRESIQEEAKGIVAPPELKEKVIVQIKMNQGGRKRKKRLIAGVLAATLLIPTTGFAYQSIMADGIYGSFENVKKHAGAMTLEAYMRFNAKLSEAKDEMGAKEYEEFTKELKKLTNAKLEYGDSNGNIDYDQLSPAKREEMKKVSMGLQPYFDKLNGHKSSKEVLTQEEFDRYMEALMTHEIVRVKTKSTGGMKVEEVPEAYKERFMKAEQFMEYVDEKVR; from the coding sequence ATGAGTTTAGATTGCAGAGTTAGAGAATCTATACAAGAAGAAGCGAAGGGGATTGTTGCACCGCCGGAGTTAAAAGAAAAAGTAATCGTTCAAATAAAGATGAATCAAGGGGGGCGTAAGAGAAAGAAACGTCTTATCGCAGGAGTGCTTGCAGCAACTCTTTTAATCCCGACGACTGGTTTTGCGTATCAATCTATTATGGCGGATGGTATATACGGATCTTTTGAGAATGTAAAAAAACATGCCGGAGCGATGACATTAGAAGCGTATATGCGTTTTAATGCAAAATTATCAGAAGCGAAAGATGAAATGGGTGCGAAGGAATATGAAGAGTTTACAAAAGAGCTAAAAAAACTTACAAATGCAAAGCTTGAGTACGGAGATTCGAACGGTAATATTGATTATGATCAATTATCACCAGCAAAAAGAGAAGAAATGAAAAAGGTAAGTATGGGCCTTCAACCATACTTTGATAAATTAAATGGTCATAAATCTAGTAAAGAAGTATTAACACAAGAAGAGTTTGATCGCTATATGGAAGCTTTAATGACACATGAAATAGTACGAGTGAAGACAAAATCAACTGGTGGAATGAAAGTAGAAGAAGTACCTGAGGCGTACAAAGAAAGATTTATGAAAGCGGAGCAGTTTATGGAGTATGTAGATGAAAAGGTGAGATAA
- a CDS encoding ABC1 kinase family protein, with product MFFQFFLLAVIMSFISGRLIGTKLNLFKQASAATLGVSLTSAMYWFLYLRYQDESIVGVDRYFWLGSSLIVSMLCYLVFELFDPIRRGEMDDVVMESRNPISKFFAKIGRQKRYMRVSSIAIKHGMGKYLALKRSPEADRKLATSLRNTLEECGGVFIKFGQVLSTRSDLLPPVFIHELSNLQENVTRLSQQQVEEILKKELHIPKDEIFSSFEMEPLAAASIGQVHKAKLKDSDQDVVVKLLRPNISETIKRDLDILIHFSLWISNKSTWAKNIGFVDLAHGFSIAMKEEIDFKIEARNFEQVSDSLKNSETKVKIPKVYQEYSNSKILVLEFLDGVSVKSGSALLNELQIDTKKVQRQLFDCILEQIFFKGIFHADPHPGNVYILRDGTPALLDFGSVGRLGTLQQDAFKRLLIGFERKNSYVLLDGLLQLVEKKPNVDKEGLEQSISQLLIQNTYVSTNGSEEFIQGLFQIIAEFELAFYPMVAGAFRSLITLEGTMLQLNPEFNLMDEAKRFAKDHAASFMPVNNYSSLKEAATNELLSMLPAVRRIPRKLDDLSSKLENGELSVKVGFFSDETNASFITTFISQFLIAFIGTAFGGISVGVLHLANNAKEPNDQFLSVVGYGGLFISAILLVRVAIHAVRKFK from the coding sequence ATGTTTTTTCAATTTTTTCTACTAGCAGTCATTATGTCTTTTATTAGTGGTCGACTAATTGGTACAAAACTAAATCTTTTCAAACAAGCAAGTGCAGCCACTTTAGGTGTTTCACTTACGTCAGCTATGTATTGGTTTTTATATTTACGCTATCAAGATGAATCGATTGTCGGTGTTGATAGATATTTTTGGCTAGGAAGCTCATTAATTGTATCGATGCTTTGTTACCTAGTTTTTGAATTATTTGATCCTATTAGGCGTGGTGAAATGGATGACGTAGTAATGGAAAGCCGAAATCCTATTTCAAAATTCTTTGCTAAGATTGGTAGACAAAAAAGATATATGCGCGTCTCTTCTATTGCAATAAAACACGGAATGGGAAAATATTTAGCTTTAAAGCGCTCGCCAGAAGCAGATCGTAAGCTCGCCACTTCACTTCGAAATACACTAGAAGAATGCGGTGGTGTATTTATTAAATTCGGACAAGTTTTATCAACTCGATCTGATTTATTACCACCTGTTTTTATTCACGAGTTATCAAACCTTCAGGAAAATGTAACACGTTTATCACAACAACAAGTTGAAGAAATATTGAAAAAGGAATTACATATACCAAAAGATGAAATTTTCAGCTCCTTTGAAATGGAACCGTTAGCTGCCGCCTCGATTGGCCAAGTACATAAAGCGAAGTTGAAAGATAGCGACCAGGATGTCGTCGTTAAACTGCTACGTCCTAATATTTCTGAGACAATTAAACGTGACTTAGATATTTTAATTCACTTTTCTTTATGGATTTCCAACAAATCAACTTGGGCTAAAAATATCGGATTTGTTGATTTAGCACATGGCTTCTCTATCGCAATGAAAGAAGAAATTGATTTCAAAATTGAGGCTCGTAACTTCGAACAAGTGTCAGATTCACTAAAAAATAGCGAAACGAAAGTAAAAATACCGAAAGTATATCAAGAATACAGTAATTCAAAAATACTTGTGCTTGAATTTTTAGATGGAGTAAGTGTTAAAAGTGGGTCAGCATTATTAAATGAATTACAAATTGATACGAAAAAAGTACAACGGCAACTCTTTGATTGTATTTTAGAGCAAATTTTCTTTAAAGGTATTTTCCATGCAGACCCTCATCCAGGTAATGTGTATATTCTTCGTGATGGCACTCCTGCATTACTTGATTTCGGTTCTGTCGGACGATTAGGAACACTACAACAAGATGCATTCAAGCGACTACTTATTGGCTTTGAGCGCAAAAATTCATATGTCTTGCTTGATGGACTGCTTCAATTAGTTGAAAAGAAACCAAATGTTGATAAAGAAGGATTAGAACAATCTATTAGTCAATTATTAATCCAAAATACGTACGTTTCTACAAATGGTTCTGAAGAATTCATTCAAGGGTTGTTTCAAATAATCGCTGAGTTTGAATTAGCATTTTATCCAATGGTTGCAGGGGCTTTCCGCTCTCTAATTACACTAGAAGGAACGATGCTGCAACTAAATCCTGAATTCAATTTAATGGACGAAGCGAAACGCTTTGCGAAAGATCATGCAGCTAGTTTCATGCCAGTTAACAATTATTCTAGTCTAAAAGAAGCCGCAACAAACGAATTACTCTCTATGTTACCTGCCGTACGACGCATTCCTAGAAAACTAGATGATTTAAGTTCAAAACTAGAAAACGGAGAATTATCCGTAAAGGTCGGCTTTTTCTCTGACGAAACAAATGCATCATTCATTACTACGTTTATCTCACAATTCCTCATTGCATTTATTGGAACTGCATTTGGTGGGATTTCGGTAGGCGTATTGCATTTAGCAAACAATGCGAAAGAGCCAAATGATCAATTTTTAAGTGTCGTTGGTTACGGTGGTTTATTTATAAGTGCGATATTACTTGTAAGAGTAGCTATTCATGCGGTAAGAAAATTTAAGTAA
- a CDS encoding MBL fold metallo-hydrolase: protein MKKVEQLSSHLYLIDDFDLQHIERTGTYVLLGNDITLIETCAAPSLPYILDGLQQLHIDLNDVKKIIVTHVHLDHAGAAGLMMEKCPNATLYVHSRGARHMIDPTKLILGAKAVYKEDFDKLFDPILPIEEERVHIVQNGDTLQISEDRILTFYDTPGHAKHHISIHDSLTNGIFTGDTIGIYYRELADLGVELYLPSTSPSQFQPDAMIASKNHIQSMNVDTIYFGHYGASSNVTEVYNQLEHWLPIFVHTGKEVFEKYHDFDEATKALQTLLMDKISSHLTKLNVPSDHSVYNILHLDIEISALGIIDYFMKLEKTNSTIS, encoded by the coding sequence ATGAAAAAAGTAGAGCAATTATCTTCTCACCTATATCTTATTGATGATTTCGATTTACAACATATTGAACGAACAGGTACGTACGTTTTATTAGGTAACGATATTACTTTAATTGAAACTTGTGCAGCCCCTTCTCTTCCGTATATTTTAGACGGCTTACAACAATTACATATTGATTTAAATGATGTTAAAAAGATTATCGTTACACATGTTCATTTAGATCACGCCGGCGCAGCTGGGCTAATGATGGAAAAGTGTCCAAACGCTACTTTATATGTACATTCGCGTGGAGCTCGTCATATGATTGATCCAACAAAACTTATTTTAGGTGCAAAAGCTGTGTACAAAGAAGATTTCGATAAACTATTTGATCCAATTCTTCCTATAGAAGAAGAACGTGTTCATATTGTACAAAATGGTGATACATTACAGATTTCAGAAGACCGCATCCTTACATTTTATGATACACCGGGACATGCGAAGCACCATATTAGCATTCACGATTCATTAACAAACGGTATTTTCACTGGCGATACAATTGGAATTTATTATAGAGAACTCGCAGACCTTGGTGTAGAACTATATCTACCATCAACGTCCCCTTCACAATTTCAACCAGATGCGATGATTGCTTCTAAAAATCATATTCAAAGTATGAATGTAGATACTATTTATTTCGGCCATTACGGTGCATCGTCCAATGTTACAGAAGTATATAACCAACTAGAACATTGGTTACCTATTTTCGTTCATACTGGTAAGGAAGTCTTTGAAAAATATCATGATTTCGATGAGGCTACTAAAGCATTACAAACCTTATTAATGGATAAAATCTCTTCTCACCTTACAAAATTAAATGTCCCATCAGATCATTCCGTTTATAACATTTTACATCTAGATATAGAAATTAGCGCGCTGGGCATTATTGATTATTTCATGAAACTAGAAAAAACAAATTCCACTATTAGCTAA
- a CDS encoding DUF3925 family protein: MKTAQHETISNREFYFVLYMMLLYVIGWVVDVNGLFLSSYFNLAGEIMLPLVGGIVGLFVMSINKEQTK, from the coding sequence ATGAAAACTGCACAACATGAAACGATTTCAAATCGCGAGTTTTATTTCGTACTATATATGATGTTATTGTATGTTATTGGCTGGGTAGTCGATGTAAATGGTTTATTCTTAAGCTCCTACTTTAATTTAGCAGGAGAGATTATGCTTCCATTAGTTGGCGGTATTGTTGGACTGTTCGTTATGTCGATCAATAAAGAACAAACGAAATAA
- the bsaA gene encoding glutathione peroxidase, which yields MTVYDFSAKTITGEDKSLKDYEGKALLIVNVASKCGFTPQYKGLQEVYDKYKDQGLEILGFPCNQFGGQEPGTEADITSFCELNYGVNFPMFAKIDVKGDKAHPLYTYMTEQAPGLLGMKAVKWNFTKFLIGKDGKVVGRFAPQTKPVDLEVEIEKVLGE from the coding sequence ATGACAGTTTATGATTTTTCAGCTAAAACGATAACAGGAGAAGATAAATCGTTAAAAGATTACGAAGGAAAAGCACTTCTTATTGTAAATGTAGCTAGCAAATGTGGTTTTACACCGCAATATAAAGGATTACAAGAAGTATATGATAAATATAAAGACCAAGGACTTGAAATACTAGGTTTCCCTTGTAACCAATTCGGAGGACAAGAACCAGGTACAGAAGCAGATATTACTAGTTTTTGTGAGTTAAACTATGGTGTGAATTTCCCGATGTTTGCAAAGATTGATGTGAAAGGTGATAAGGCTCATCCGCTTTATACATACATGACAGAACAAGCACCAGGTTTACTCGGTATGAAGGCAGTGAAATGGAACTTTACTAAGTTTTTAATTGGAAAAGACGGGAAAGTAGTAGGGCGTTTTGCACCGCAGACGAAGCCGGTGGATTTAGAGGTTGAGATTGAGAAGGTACTTGGGGAATAA
- a CDS encoding transglutaminase TgpA family protein produces MITLQTKYQWDMSRFFMHACAFLLLLEWIRPLIGITNVGRLDIFVIFIGICFTLSFFQTRWQIPIKIVTILFIIHFLYYKNAFINPSWLTKFFTDISRNSSLFFQGNLLDISPVFPTLLFFLSFWFLSAFISFWMIHKKRGLLFLILTIIYIIIFHDLHLYNANYAIIRTVVIGFFILSHLHIERIQEMEHLQNYAREISKLLRPLTMFIVLSATIAYFAPKFGPQWPNPMAFLKFNTSVASNKQEVSKIGYGLDDSKLGGPFKPDNTIVFTAQTQNKQYWRVETKDFYTGKGWEVSENQKKVSFKNKNDVVSWYEQNTKTETTEATITMQKSYPHLTYPAGLVSVEASSDVSYSVDPFSEKIYTMEGDSSTTLNSYKVTYEVPEFSIENLKAVKTNEGHETSPYFMTKYTQLPESLPQRVRDLAVNLTNDKDNRYDKVLAIENYFTDHSFVYETMNVMFPAKNQDYVDQFLFDTKSGYCNNFSTSMIVLLRSAGIPARWVKGFTGGTLDNTLVGTESENVYKIANDNAHSWVEVYFPGYGWIPFEPTKGFTNPYNFTNNAPAPTLQNSEETNSQNVQIQQRNNEAKLKSLIEDTEETPTKKITNSKNGFSWWYVFLSTIPISIIGYILFTTRMKWITFFIILFYKYRKDDAVYIKAYGALLKQFARIGIPRGESQTFREYALHIDTLYNSTDMQQLTFSYENAMYQKGQAAVEWKKSVHLWEVLMKKAASPPKSNDFHSAI; encoded by the coding sequence ATGATAACATTACAAACAAAATACCAATGGGATATGAGCAGATTCTTCATGCATGCATGCGCATTTTTACTTTTACTAGAATGGATTAGACCCCTTATAGGTATTACAAACGTAGGTAGATTAGATATTTTTGTAATATTTATAGGAATTTGCTTCACTCTCTCTTTTTTTCAAACAAGGTGGCAGATTCCAATAAAGATCGTCACGATTTTATTCATCATTCATTTCCTATATTATAAAAATGCTTTTATCAATCCATCTTGGCTAACCAAATTTTTTACTGATATTTCTCGAAATTCCTCCCTGTTTTTCCAGGGGAATTTGCTAGATATTTCTCCAGTTTTTCCAACACTTTTATTTTTTTTATCATTTTGGTTTTTGAGTGCTTTCATCTCTTTTTGGATGATTCATAAAAAACGTGGGTTGTTATTTCTTATATTGACTATTATTTATATCATAATTTTTCATGACTTACATTTATACAATGCAAACTACGCTATTATTCGTACTGTTGTCATCGGTTTTTTTATACTTAGTCATCTCCACATAGAACGAATACAAGAGATGGAACACTTACAAAATTATGCTAGAGAAATCTCAAAATTACTTAGACCTCTTACAATGTTTATTGTATTGTCAGCAACCATCGCATACTTCGCTCCAAAATTTGGTCCTCAATGGCCAAACCCAATGGCTTTTTTAAAATTCAACACATCCGTAGCAAGTAACAAACAAGAGGTTTCTAAAATTGGGTATGGTTTAGATGACTCAAAATTAGGCGGTCCTTTTAAACCGGATAATACAATTGTTTTCACAGCACAAACGCAAAACAAACAATATTGGAGAGTAGAAACAAAAGATTTTTATACAGGAAAAGGCTGGGAGGTTTCTGAAAATCAAAAAAAGGTTTCTTTTAAAAATAAAAACGACGTCGTGAGCTGGTACGAACAAAATACAAAAACGGAGACAACTGAGGCAACAATCACCATGCAAAAAAGTTATCCTCACCTTACCTATCCAGCAGGATTAGTATCAGTTGAGGCTTCTTCTGATGTATCATACAGCGTTGACCCATTTTCAGAAAAAATCTATACGATGGAAGGAGACTCTTCTACTACTTTAAATTCATATAAAGTAACATATGAGGTCCCGGAGTTTTCCATTGAAAACTTAAAAGCTGTAAAAACGAATGAAGGTCATGAAACAAGTCCTTATTTCATGACAAAGTACACACAACTTCCCGAATCATTACCGCAGCGAGTAAGAGATTTAGCTGTTAATCTAACAAATGATAAGGACAACCGATATGATAAAGTATTAGCTATTGAAAATTACTTCACAGACCATTCTTTTGTATATGAAACAATGAATGTCATGTTCCCTGCCAAAAACCAAGATTATGTAGATCAATTCCTTTTCGATACAAAAAGCGGCTACTGTAATAATTTCTCGACGTCTATGATCGTGTTACTTCGTTCTGCCGGGATTCCCGCTCGATGGGTAAAAGGATTTACAGGAGGCACTCTTGATAATACACTTGTTGGTACAGAAAGTGAGAATGTTTATAAAATCGCGAACGATAACGCACACTCTTGGGTCGAAGTATATTTCCCAGGATACGGATGGATTCCATTCGAACCAACAAAAGGATTTACCAATCCCTATAATTTCACAAATAATGCTCCTGCTCCTACTTTACAAAATAGCGAAGAAACTAATTCTCAAAACGTGCAAATACAACAGCGAAACAATGAAGCAAAGCTCAAAAGTTTAATAGAAGATACAGAAGAAACTCCTACTAAAAAGATTACAAATTCTAAAAATGGATTTTCTTGGTGGTACGTATTCCTCTCTACGATACCGATTAGTATCATCGGATACATCCTCTTCACCACTAGAATGAAATGGATTACATTTTTTATTATTCTTTTCTACAAATACCGAAAAGATGATGCTGTTTATATAAAAGCTTACGGTGCACTTTTAAAACAATTTGCGAGAATCGGTATACCACGAGGAGAAAGTCAAACATTCCGAGAATATGCTCTCCATATCGATACACTTTACAACTCGACTGATATGCAACAACTTACTTTCAGTTATGAGAACGCTATGTATCAAAAGGGACAGGCCGCAGTAGAATGGAAAAAATCCGTACACTTATGGGAAGTGCTTATGAAAAAAGCTGCTTCTCCGCCTAAATCAAATGACTTCCATTCAGCGATTTAA